The genomic stretch ATCACCACAGAACAGCCATGCCACCCAACATGTCCTATACCAGTGTTTGTGTTCTACACCAACCTCCTCCCACTCTGCTGCATTTAAGACTTAAAGTTGAATTGGTTAGATTATTAATTTTGAATCCTAACACACCACAAGGTTTGCTCTCATTTTGAATTGCTACACACAAAAATCTCTATTAACGACTGGAATTTTTTGTATCCACACTTCATTCAGTCAAAACCCAGATGTAGGATAAGTAGGATGCAATTTCTCACCTTGTTTGGTTGtaggcaacaggagacacagTACTCATACACAGTGCAGCAGTCATTGGGCAAACAAGTATCACATGCATAAAGCTTTGTGCTAGGTGCATTTATGCTGCAGCAGCCATTCACAAGCAAGTCTTTCCTTTCACATACATAACCTGCAATAAAATAGAAGAGAAAGAGGAATCATATTAAAATCTTGCAGCACATTTTAAGAGTTGTGTATATTATTTCAAATGGGTAATAAGCTCCTTATGACAGAGAATAAAAGTTATTTACAAGAAAATTGATTCATTGAAAATACAAATCTAACAATAAACAACAGCCTGGTGCAAGACAATGAGAAAGTAGAAATGCTAGGCAGATGGAAACTAGGTAATGTCATGTTCCTCACCTTGTTCATCTGTAATTAGCAGTTTACCCTGGATGGAGTTTCGACACTGTGTATACGGCCTGCTGCTGTTGCCAAGGTTGAAGCGCACCTTTAACACTATTCGCCTCTCAGAACCTCTAAGCTGCATCAAGTTTCTGTCAAGGACTGTTTTTTCCTCCTGAATGTAACCAGGAAAAAGGAAAATTGTTTAGTTGATATTAAAACTTCATGGGAGTGATATCTTTCATCATTAGTAACTTAGGTTAAAACAACCTAAAGCACAAGGCTTATTCAGCATTCGATCCAAGTAAACTTGGCACCTGAACTgaaacacttttaaaaacaaaacaattttaattTATACAGTATCTCTCAGGAACTCAGTGATAGGTGTAGCAACTAATTGGCTTATGGCAAGGTCCACCAAATAATAGTTGAAAAATTGTTAAACTGTTTTAGTGAtgctgtttgagggataaatgttgaccaAAATACTGGGAGCACTAATCTTGTATTCTCCAAGTAGTGCCAACAGGTAGACAGGATCTCCAGTCAGAAGTTCTATTTATAACATTACAGCTCTGTTAGTACAGCACTCAAATGTCAGTGAAATCACATATTCAAGGGCTGAAGACGTCCTGACTCAGAGATAACAGTTTCACAATTGAGCCAAGGCTAACATATTTAATAATTTGACATGAGGATTGTACATCCTTACACACGGTCACAGACTATATTTCGTTCCCCAATTATATAGGTATGAATAATCTCTCTGAGATAATTTAAACGTggcaaaacaaaatctgaaatcaCTTAAGAGTATATTACCTTAGTGGTGACAGATTGCAGAGGTCTGACATAGAAAGGAGCAGAGTGTCCTAGTATATAAGTCATAAAATGTCAGTGTGCAGGAATAGCAAgtaattagaccataagatgcaggagcaatcaaaggtaattcagcccattgagtttgtaacatcattcaatgagatcatggctgatctgagtatcctcaactccacttgtcTGAATTTTCCCATAAGTGCCAACTCCCTTacttattaaaaatctgtctatctcaaccttgaatatacttaattgaCACAACCTGAACAGatgtctgtggtaaagaattccacatgttcaccaccctcagaaaagaaattcttccttatctctacCTTAAGAGGTTATGCCATCCCAtcatagactctcccacaagagaaatTAACAAATATAtaactaccctgtcaagtctcccAAGAATCTTGTAACTTGAAgcaatcaggttgcctctcattcttcgacATCCAAAAAGTACAGCCCAatgaactcaatctctcctcataatacTGTCTCTCCATGACTGGTGAACCTTCCATGGACTGCTTTCAATGCCAAtacatctttctttagataaggggcCTAAAAGTGTTCAGAGTATTCTGACTGAGGTCTGACTAGTGATTTGTACAGTTTTATTAAACTCTCCTGGCTTTtctactccatttcctttgaagtaatggccaacatttcatttaccATACCTGCTACCCACTGAACTTGCACGCTAGTTTTTTTTGATTTATGGACAAGGACTCTAAGtttctctgttctgtagctttctgtcatctttctccatttcaataatattcagcaGTTCTATTCTTCTTGCTAAAGTTCATAACCTCATGCTTCCCCATATTATTTTCCATCAGCCATgcttttgcccacttgcttagcCTGCCTACATCTCTCTGCAGGTTTGttgtgtcatcctcatcacttgcttttccacctacttttgtgtcacctgcaaacttggctatTCTACATTCACAATCCTTACCCCAGTTATTAAtatatacattgtaaataattgtggccccagcacggATTCCTGTGGGGTTCAACTGCTTACacaaagaaacattaaaaaaaggagcactagtaggcccttcagctcttTGAGCTTGATTCACCATTCGATATGACATGGGTGATCAACAGCCAGCTTCTGCTTTTCACCCACATCCTTTGATTTCTTTAACCCCAAGTATtacatctaaatccttcttgaaatcatacaacattttggcctcaacttctTTCTGCACAGTGAATTCCACACCACTTTCTGGATGATgaaactttccctcatctcagtggtAAATGGTTTGTAGGGTATCCTTAGGttgtaacccctggttctggacttctccATTaacaggaacatccttcctgtatttagcCTTTCCAGGACtctaattagaacatagaacatagaacagtacagcacagaacaggcccttcagcccacaatgttgtgccgaccaatctgatagaattttacaggtttcaatgagattaccacTTCCCTCCCCTATTCTTtggaactccagtgaatataacccTAAAGATTCAATTTCTCTCATACGCTAGTCCTATGACTCAGTCTGATAAACATATGCTGTATTCCATCCATGATTTCTTAAGAGGAATGGTTGGACAAACTAGGTTTGTATCAGCTGGAGCTTGAAATATAAGAGACAACTTGATTTAAACATAGGTCTTGACAGGGTTGATGTGGAAATGATGTCAGCGCTTATGGAAGAATCTTGAACTAAGGGTCACCATTTCAAAATAAAGGGAGAGTCCATTTAAAACAGCGAAGATAATAATCTTTTTCTCACAAAACAGTCGtgaatctttgaaactccttTTTTCAAAGACTGTATTTGCTAACACCAGCCAATGCAGGCTATGTGCTGCTTCAATTAGCGCATGCAAATTTAAGCAGTTCCAGGTGGATGGGGCCAGATACttgaggagaaaaaaagagggtAATGAGGCTCATGCACAGGTGTGGGTGGAGACAGGAGACAGGAGTACGGGAGGGAATAATAATCAGAAAACTGGAAGTGCAGGCTTTGCATATTATGTCACAAGTAAATTGTACATGATGAAGTATTGGGTCTAGAATTGCGTGCACACGTGTTTTTGAATAAGTATGTATGTGCAGTTCCCCACAGTTGTAGGTGGCAGCAAACACCACCTTCCTCAAAAGGTAGCGCAAGTTCAGTCTATGGATATTTATAAAACAGAGGTGGACAGACTTTAGATAAGCAATATAGTGAGAAGTTATTGGTAGGAGGGGGTGCAACACgcgggaatgtggagtaatcagatcaacaATACTCTTATTGAATGATGCAGTGAGCctgagtggctgaatggcctcccatcGCTCCTAATTCCAATCTTTGTGTGACTGTATCTCTAGACTTTTTATTAAACAGTCCATGCATAAATAACAAAAACCTTAGATATACCCACCATCACACCTAACTGTAATCCTAGTCATAACATTTTAATTATAATAAATCAAAGGTAAATTGCAATTTTTGTCCAATTTAGCACTATTTTCCCTTAATGCTGcataaatagaaaaaaattgaAGAATTTAACAAGAACGTTAAACAGCCCTATGATAAACCACCACCACTGAGCTATCTAGTCTACTAATTGTTTTGACAGAATGTAAAATTTTATACATCTATTACATATACAACAGATTATAAAATGCCAGTGTGAATAAATGACAATTTTAATTAAAAACCTTTGTTAAGCACTACAGATGATTAAAGAACTCATTGAGGGCTTTGGTTATTACCACAATTCATGTTTTCCATATGTTTGGGCATTCAATACATTAATTTTTGCAAGTAATTGTAATGAAAATACAAACCCAGTAGACAGATATTCTCACTTTTCTTGCCAAATTCTGCACTCATTGTCATTATTTTAGACATGGTAACTCCACTGGTACAGACGAGCTGCTGCATGTAAAGTATACATTTGCAAATAtgccattcactttaaaatggaaagaataATCTAATTATATTAGTTTTGAATTCAAATTAGGTGCAAATAAATCTAGTCAAGGCTAAACAACAGAATCAAAAGGATGGCATTGATCTCATTCCTTCTGTGAGTATCTGCTCAAGAACCAAATGTAACCAAAGGATTTGACGAGATGATGGAAGTGAAGACCACAATCTTAAAACAAGTGCTGCGGTTAGTCACTTTTGTACCATGTTTGGGTAAAGCAAGGCTCTTCAGCGGTCAAATCCTGGCTGCAGCTTCCGAGTAATCTCATGGGCATATTATTTGAAATAATTCATGGTCTTAAGTTGAAATGGATTTGGCTGCAATAGTTCCCATCCACCTGCAGCCTATCCTATTTCACTGACAGATGCCGAGCAACAACAGATGTGATattcccattatcaacatctgtAAGTCCATTTTTATCTCGAAAGATAACTCAGTTTGGCTGGAATATATTGAACTAAGTTACAGCTTTTATTTTGCGGTTTGCCAAGACTTAATGACTTCAACAGATTCAAACAGTTTTTGCAATGCAAATGCATTAGCCACTAAAATGTCTCCAAATGTTCATTAATATAACTTCAAGGTGAATGAATTAACTCTTCAGAGGCTCTCAATACCCAAACGTTAATGTAAAGTCTCCAACttattgaaaacaaaacattaatATATTTGCCACCCCCTTGCCCGCATCCCACGACAAAAGTAAAGCactccaaatgctggaaatcaaatacAAATAGAAAATGCTAAATGTCCTCATCAGTAACGGTagggaaacaaaacaaatatttcaggTTGAGTACCATTCATTAGAAATGGAAAAAATTAGATTTCATGAAAGGTCAtccaacttgaaatgttaactgtgtctctgcacagatgctacctgattttccatcattttctgtttttatttcacagtcCTTCCAAGAGTTCTTTGGAAAGATCTGCTTGATACAATATGCATTGTATTTGGaaaaaagaaatttgaattgATGTTTCTTTCACAGCTCTCAGTTAGATCACTATTTTGCAAACTTTGTAAGTAAATAGACTGTATGCTGTCAACCTGTCTATTTTGACTCATATATCCTTTTTATACTAATGTGTATTCAATATAAAAGTGACAATCACTCTTGAGCACTCTGAACTCTAAGTTAGATTATGGGTTCCAGTCCCACATTAGAGCATTgacacttcaaaaaaaatctttatggAACTGTTTCTAGTTTTGGGCACCTTGAAGACATGTGAAGTTTCTTTTCTTTTGCACTCAGTGATTGGATGGTTGATTGACTGTTGTTTATATAATGCAGACCGACACGCGGTACTGATGGAAGTCTGCTTTCTCAGGTCAACACCTAAGATTTGACAATGCTATTTGATAAAGATTGGGACCCAGTATAATCACAAATATTTAGCCTTCAATCAACatagttaaaaataaaataaatagccATAGATCTCATTGCTGATTGTAGGAGTTTATTATTCTCTTTCCCAACATATTATCAACAGCTGTTGTTTCGAACATAAAGAACACAAGAACCACGAGCAGGAGGAGGTCATCTGGCCCTCCTAGCCCAGtctaccattcaataatatcatggcggATCTTtttgtggtctcagctccacttacccatcctCTTCACTTAACCCTTAATCCTTTTTCTGTTCAAAAAAATCATCTAGTTagcttcaaaaacattcaatgaggaagccttaactacttcactggacagggaattccacagattcacaaccctatgGGTGAAGTGGCTCAATTCAATCCTAATCTGCTCtgcctaattttgaggctatgccttattgttctagtttcacctgccagtggaaacatttcTCTCTGTTTAAATCTTGGTCGTGCCATGCACTGGACTACATTCTTTTATCATCCAGCAAAACAATTCAAAGCAAGCTCAGCCAAAGCTGAATAGGTAAAATCCTGATACAGCATTACACCAGATCCAATGAACTCACTCACTTCCACTAAGAACAAGTAAATCATACTGCTGTGGCCTGTAACGAAACTATTTATTCTCGTGAGCAAAGTTCTTCAGAAACACTGCTCAATCCCTATAGGCTACCAAACAGAACTCCACATTATTCAAACCTAACTGCAGCCATCCACAGGCAAACTGTTACCCTATTCTTGCAGCAAGAGTAtctctttaaaaaaaggttttGCCACATAGTTAACCATATAATCAGTGAAGATGTTCCTAACCAGACGATTATTTATTTCCTTCTGACTGACATCAGCTATCGTCATGCATTGTTCTGCATATCCACATCTGAAATATTGCTTCTCATCAAATTTTGCTTATGGCTCATGAATTTTGAATCAAAATTGTCCATTTCTACACAACACAACTCTGAATTCTAAAGTTCTGGATCATGGTTTCTGGCTCATTTATTCTCCACTTATACACAATCTCTCCTTAAAAGTCTGCCGGTACAGTGTGAAATATTTCTGAAGCCTATTGTAGGTTTTCTCAGTTACCTGTGATGTTCTACTAGTATCCCATATTACACTTTCAAACATTTTCACCCATACAGAAATCATGCGTCATGGTATAATTAACAAACGCACACATAACCTCTTTCTTTTGTCTTTTGTTATGGTTGGATCGAGTGTCTGTGTTGGCATTTCAAAAAAATTCCTGATCGGCCTGTTCATAATTATGAGCGTCTCGAAGACAAGtgaagtttattttcttttgcacCCAATGATTGGATGGTAGTTACTGAATCTTGGAATTTGGCTAGTTGACTAGGTTGTTAATCAAACAGAATTAAAGTTGATCActtcgaatcatagaatccctaaagtgcaaACAGAGGCTGTTCAGCTTATCAAATCTGCACCGATCGTCCAAGGAGCATCTCACAGAGCCACAACCCTAACTCCCTGTTCTATCCCGAAAACCCcaaaatttcccatggctactttACTtagcctacacacccctggacaataCAGGGCactttagcagggccaatccacctaacttgcatatctttagactgtgggaagaaacccacacaggaaaaggagaatgtgtcacccaagaatggaatcaaacttgggtccttaacgctgtgagacagcagtgctaaacaatgtgccactgtgccgccacctcttctttttcccctctcagaAACATCCCTACACAACAAAAACCTGCATTTATGTTGGGTTGCTTGGAAACGTCCAAGCAAGCTTCAGGGGCGAATAATGAGGTAAAAATCAAAGCCACACTAAAGGTGATATTAGGAAGGTGACCAAAGCCTGATCAAAGCATTGGTGAGTTTTAAGGTGGCTCTTGAGGAGGGCGAGcaagtgaaagagagagggagtgggggaggaagagagagagagacgcagagagagagacagagagagagagacagagagagagagacagagagagagagacagagagagagagacagagagagagagagacagagacagagacagaacacACGAGAGCGCAACAGCAAGAAcgagacagagagcaagaaagagacagagagataaaaaGGTAATGACAgcaagagcaagagagagaggagagagagcaagagcgagcaCGAGAGCAAGCACAATGTAGATTAATGACTTCCAAAGCACAcaaacagctgaaggcacaatTGTCACTTGTGGGGCAGAGACTAAGTGGGGCACAAGAGACCAAAGTCAATTTAAGtatgaagtgcagtcactgtttttTAGCTGAATGTACTAAGTACATTGCACTTGGTAAGTTATCACCACTGTAGCTCTGGAAAGAGTATTTATTCGGTTATCAGAAAAATTCTGAGCTGTTTGATATGCTCTAATATTCACTTTCCTACAGGGACAATGTGAGGCTTGAGAAAGATAAGATTTATTGAATGTCTACCCCAGGACCAAATAGCCAGCATCAAGCTAGAAGGAGAACAATCAGACATGCTCCAAGTGGagaggcattcaacaaggttgtGTACAATTCACAAGATTATTTGATTTGCATTCAGAAAACTATGTCTGTGGTAAAAATTGGAGGCAAGCATTACTTTGAAGGAAAATCAGAACACAGTCTGTAAAATATCATTGCTCCAGAAAAATCTGCAAGTTTAGAATGTGGTTTGAGTACAGGCACCAAAAAGACAAAAACACAGCAGATAGAAGGAATATATTATAACGAATACAATGAGGATTGAACTGAGTGGTGTCACACTACAAGTGGATATGTTTGGCTACCTAGGACAAATAGTCATAGGAGACAGCAGATGTGATACAGAAATTAGAAGATAGGCAGAGATAGTGAGAAATAATTTTATAAAGGTGAAGGATATGTTAACAGCAGGAAAGCTCAAAATTGCAACTAGCGATGATGCTGCATTTTATCCACTTTTCAGAAAAAAACCTTGACAACAAGTAAGCTGTGGAAGAAAATGCAGGTCTTCAAAGTGCAGATGCTGTGGCACATGGTACAATTCCACATACAGTCAAATAGAGGAGAGCAAAGGAATTCTAAAAGGTGATAAAGAAACAATCAGTATTTCAGTCATTTCATCAGTTCTCTTCTAGAGTGTCAAGCTGATAGCACAGATAGGAATGGGCCTCAACAAAGTTGGACAACAGATGTCAGAGCCATTGTGGACAAGCTACAATGAATGCTGATACAGCTGAGTATGGGACATCACGATAGCCAAAGTCATAGTTGTTGacggtcaatcatctcagctccaggacatctctgtatgagttcctcagggtagtgtcctcggaccagccatcttcagctgcttcctcaatgaccttccctccaacataaggtcagaagtgaagatgttcgctgatgactgcacaatgttcaacaccattcgtgactcctcagatactgaagcaatctatgttcacatgcaacaagatatggacaatatccaggcttggcctgacaagtggcaagttacattcgtgccacacaaatgccaggctatgaccatcaccaataagagacaatttaaccaccatcccttggcaTTGAATGgtgtaccatcactgaattccccacaatcaacatcctaagggttatcattgaccagaaactcaactggactcaacgcattaacacagtggctacaaaagcaggccagaagctaggaatacagcagtgagtaacttacctcctgac from Stegostoma tigrinum isolate sSteTig4 chromosome 26, sSteTig4.hap1, whole genome shotgun sequence encodes the following:
- the spring1 gene encoding SREBP regulating gene protein isoform X3, encoding MLQCLSMVWRKVLRKRWVLAVVFGLSLIYFLSSTLRQEEKTVLDRNLMQLRGSERRIVLKVRFNLGNSSRPYTQCRNSIQGKLLITDEQGYVCERKDLLVNGCCSINAPSTKLYACDTCLPNDCCTVYEYCVSCCLQPNKQPLLERFLNRAAEAFQNLFTAIEDHFELCLAKCRTSSQNPYSVEAGHVAQ
- the spring1 gene encoding SREBP regulating gene protein isoform X2; its protein translation is MLQCLSMVWRKVLRKRWVLAVVFGLSLIYFLSSTLRQEEKTVLDRNLMQLRGSERRIVLKVRFNLGNSSRPYTQCRNSIQGKLLITDEQGYVCERKDLLVNGCCSINAPSTKLYACDTCLPNDCCTVYEYCVSCCLQPNKQPLLERFLNRAAEAFQNLFTAIEDHFELCLAKCRTSSQQSRQPNTKRYSSKMCS
- the spring1 gene encoding SREBP regulating gene protein isoform X1; its protein translation is MLQCLSMVWRKVLRKRWVLAVVFGLSLIYFLSSTLRQEEKTVLDRNLMQLRGSERRIVLKVRFNLGNSSRPYTQCRNSIQGKLLITDEQGYVCERKDLLVNGCCSINAPSTKLYACDTCLPNDCCTVYEYCVSCCLQPNKQPLLERFLNRAAEAFQNLFTAIEDHFELCLAKCRTSSQSVQHENNYRDPAAKYCYGENLPELLPL